GCAGCACAACCGCGAGAAGCTGGAGACGCTGATGGGCGCGATCGAGTTGAGCGCCGCGGAGCGCGCGCCGTTCGCCGCCATGCGCGGCCCGCTGTACGGCCTGGCCGTCACCGAAGACTGGTGCCCCGACTGCACCGCCAATATACCGGTGCTGATGAAGGTGGCCGCCGCACACCCGTCGCTCGCCGTGCGCTTCGTCGGCCGCGAGGCGAACTGGGACCTGCTGGCGCACGCTAAGAAGGGCGAGCGCATGGCTATTCCGACGTTCTTCTTCTTCGACGCGCAGTGGCACGCGATCGGCCACTGGGTCGAGCGGCCGCTGAAGGTCGAGGCGCTGCTGAATGAGTGGGCCGGCGGCCACATGCCGGCGGGCAAGCCGGATTTCAGCCAGCCGGCCTGGCGGGAATACGGCATGAACAAGGCCAGCTTCTACCAGAACGAGCTGTTCATCAACCGCGGCCTCTGGCGCGAGACGGTCGAGGAACTGCGCGCGATCCTGGCCGGCGAAACGATCAGCAACGTGGCGGCACTGGCCGCGACGGCGTAATACCATGCAGGCATCCATCGTCGGGCCGGCGGCGGGCGCTCCAACTGCTGCGCCCGCGCCGCTCGGTCGCGGCGTGGTCGACAGCATCGGCAACACGCCGCTGTTCCGTCTGCCGCACCTGGCCGTGCCGGCCGGCGTGCAGTTGCTCGTCAAGGCCGAGTGGTACAACCCGGGCGGCTCCGTGAAAGACCGCGCGGCGAAATACATCATCGAGGACGCCCTGCGGCGCGGCCTGCTCGGCAACGGCCGCACGCTGATCGACTCGACCAGCGGCAACACCGGCATCGGCTACGCGATGGTCGGCGCGGCGCTCGGCATTCCGGTCGCGCTGGTCATGCCGGAGAACGTCAGCAGCGAGCGCATCCAGCGCGCGCGTGCCTACGGCGCGACGATCATGTTCAGCGATCCGCTGGAAGGCTCCGACGGCGCCATCCGTATGGTGCGGCAACTGGCAGCCGACCGGCCGGACGCGTACTGGTACGCCAACCAGTACAACAACGCGGCCAACGTGCGCGCGCACATGGAGACGACCGGGCCGGAGATCATGGCGCAGACCGAAGGGCGCGTGACGCATTTCGTCGCCGGGCTGGGCACCAGCGGCACGCTGGTCGGCGTCGGGCGCTACCTGAAACGGGTCAAGCCGTCTTCGCGGATCGTCGCTGTCGAGCCGGCCGACGAGTTGCAGGTGATCGAGGGACTGAAGCACATGGCAAGCGCCATCGTGCCGGGCATCTACGACCCGTCGGTGCACAACGAGCAGATCGCCGTCGAGGCCGAGGACGCCTGGCAGATGACGCGCTGGTTGGCGCGCAGCGAAGGGCTGTTCGTCGGCTTCTCGTCCGGCGCGGCGGTGCATGCCGCTGTGCAGGTCGCGCGTTCACTGCGCGAGGGCGTCATCGTCGCCCTCTTGCCGGATAGCGGCGACAAGTACTTGAGTACGCGACTTTTCGAATAGCACGGGCAGGCCGAGCGGAGCGGAGGGAAGGGGAGTTGGGAAAGCGAAGGCCCCGACGGATGTACCGCCGGGGCCTTCGGCTTTTTAGAGTGTTTGCTGGAATAAATCGATACGCGATCGGCGCGACCGGCAAGATTTCTCAGGCACTGCGTGCCTTCGAAATGACAGTGCGCGCGGTAATGTCATTTCGAAGCTGCGCAGCAGCTGAGAAATCTTGGCCTCGTCTTGCCAACCACTAGCTGTATCAGGTTATTCGTGAATCCGCTCTAATTCAACAGATGCGTGGCTATGCAAACGGCGGCGGTCCGGCCAGCGCCATCAGGTCGGCGAACTCGGTGGGCTGGAGTTGCTCGTAGTCTTTCTGCCGCACGATCACGAACTGCCAGGGCGTGCCGGTCAGGGTGCTGGCGTTCTCGCACCAGAGTTGCGCGGCGCGGTTCTTGTTCGCCACGTCCACATCTTCGCGGCCTTTGGTCTCGATCAGGTAGTGCGCCCCGTCGTGCGCGACGGCGACAAAATCCGGCTCGTAGTAACGCAGGTTGCTGACGGCATCGGTGTATTCGATGCTGAACGCGAACGGCTGCGGCAGTTTGGAGAAGCGGCTAACGTCGCCGGCTTTCTGCAAGAACGCGGCGAACTCCTTCTCGAACTCGTTGTCGCAGGGGCACAGGTTGAACACGCACTTGGCGGCTTCGAGCGTTGGCCGGGAGTACGGGAAGGGTGGCGTCTCCGACAGTTTGCGGCCCGCGCCGGTCAACTGCGGTTCGAGTTGCTGCACGACCACATCGCGCAGGGCTTTGACGAACGTCTGCACGACCACATACTGCGCTACGTTGGAACTGAGCGGCTTGATCAGGGTCGGATCGTCCAGATCGACCGGCTCCCCGAACGCTTTGGTCGCCAGGAACTCGCGCACTTTGGGCGCCAGTGCGGCGAACTGTGACGGCAGTTTGACCTCATCTGCGATGCGCTTGGCGTAGAACGATATGACTTCCTGTGACGTCTGGGCTTCGGGAATGGTGTACTCGCGCTCGACCAGTTTTTGCAGCGTGATGATGTCGTAGCCCTCGTACTGGAACTTCTCGGCGGTCCCGTCGCCTTGCTTGCGCGGCAGTTTCGGGCAGGTGAACGCGGACACGTCCAGCGCCGCAATCTCCGCCGCCAGCGACTTCTTGCGCGCCAGGATGGGTGAGAGGGTGGGGATCGAGATGTCCTTGTCGAGTTTGGCTTCGTCGGGCTTGATCGTGACGATGGTCAGTTTGTCTTTGCCGATCTCGAACGTCTCGAACGCCATCTCCTCGGTCTTCTCAAGTTCCTCGACGAACTTGATGAAGGCGTTGTTGCCGATCACATCGACGCGCTCCTGGTACTGCTCGGCCTGGTTGCGGAACATGAGCCGCAGGCCGCGCCCGATGGTCTGCTCGGGCAGGATGTTCGCCTTCGCCGTGTAGGGGCGCAGGCCGACAACGACCGTGACGCCCTCGACGTCCCAGCCCTCGCGCAGCATGAGCACGCTGACGATGCAGTTGATCGGGCTGCTCGGCCTATCGACGAACTTGGCCTTGTCGCGCAGGTCGTCTTCCTGCCCTTTGGCGACGTCGCCGGTCCGATTGGTGTGGATGACCAGCGTCTTGTCGCCGCCGAACTCCGTCGGGTAGGTCTTTTGCAGGTAGTCGGCTACTTCGTCGGCCTCGGCAGTGTCGTTCATCATCACGAACAGGACGGGCTTGCGCTTGAGCGGCGCGAGTTGCGCGACGTATTCCTTCCAGCGTTCCACGCCGGCGGTCAGGAACGGTTTGTAACGCGTGCTGGCGATGGATGAGCGGCCTTCCTGGATGTTGCGGGCCACGCCCTTGACGGGGCGCTTGACGATGGAATCGAGGATCGCCTGCTTGAGCGGGTAGTCATATACCGTCCAGGTGAACAGCGCGCCCTTGCTGTAGCGCGGGGTGGCGGTGAAGTCCAGTTGGGCGGCGAGGCCGGCCGGAGCCTGTCCATCGTTGACCTTGCCGCGTAGGTCGTCATGCAGTTGGCGAATGAACTTGTTCCACTCGCTGTCTTCGTCGTGGGTGTGGTGCGCCTCGTCGTTGAGGACGGCGCAGAGCCCGCCCCGCGTGACAATGCGCTTGTCGAAATCCTCGATCTCCGTGGTCTGGGCGGGCGGGGGAGGTCCCATGACGCCGGTCATGGCCTCGGGCTCGTCGTTGCCGTTGCCGGCCCGGTCGTGGAACTGCTGGATGTTGGTCAGGTACAACGCGCCGGCGGCGTGCGCGCGCTCGGCGTCGCCGCGCACGTATACGTCAAAATCCCAGAAGGTGCGCAGTGCCGGGGGTATCATCGGGTCGCTGCGGAAGATGCGCCCGTTGGTGAAGTCGGTCTTGAGGCGTTCCAGGACGATCACGTTCGGCGCGATGAGCAGGAACGTCCTGGCGTAGTCGTCGCGCCCCTCGGCCACAGCGTTGAAGTATTGCCAGAGGATCGCCAGCGCCATGACTTTAGTCTTGCCGCTGCCGGTCGCCATCTTGACCGCATAGCGGGCGAACTCGTCGTGTTGGAGCAGGCGCAGGTCGGTCAGGTTGGCCGGCGCATAGGTTTCGAGCAGGTCCTTGTGTCGCCGAATACCGGCCACCTCGTACAGGTAGATGAGCGTTTCGATCGCTTCGCGCTGGAAGTAGTAGTAGGCGAACTTGCGCCCGTTGATGCGATGGTCGGTCTTGAACCAGTGATTGAGCAGCAGGCGCGTCGTCTCGCTGGCGCCCTTGTAACCGCCGTCGCGCCAAGTCTTGACGGCTTCGCGGATGGCGGGCACGCAGGGCGCGGTTGGCAAGCGGACTTCGAGCAATCCGAGTTGGTCGGGCGAGGTTTTGCGGAGGCGGGGCATGCTGATTGGGCGAAGGGCGCGCTTTGCCTACTTTGGAAGTTCGATGTCCTGCGGCAGGCCGACGCGCATGAAGAAGCGCGCAAACGCCTGCGACAGATGCTCGCGATATGGCGGCAGCAGGCGCAGACGTTGTCCCTTCTGTTTTGCCAGGGTGGATACGAATGGCTTGGGCAAGTTGATCACTCTACCGAAATCGACTATGCGAATTCCCCGCAGCGCCGCGAGTTCCGGCTGTGTGTGCGCATCAATCATCAGGTAACGATAGCGCTGTCCCTTAAGAATGGACTCCAAGGCCTTGCGCCTGGCAAAGTCCGGATCCATGCGCGGAGCATCATTCAATTCCCAATGCGGACATAGAATGACATCGCGCACCTTGTCATTCACGAGATCGCACGATTGGGTCATGATGATCAAGTCAAGTTGATCAACGATGACATCCAGTGGCTCGGAGAGCGGGTAAGTCAATTCGGGTGGAAGCTCGATAACAGGGCAATCAAACAAGATATCACCCTGCTCGAGTTCCGGGCCCTCAACGATCTCATACCACGGATACACACCGGGCATTGTGACCGCCCTTCAATCTAATTCATCATCAAGCGCGTCTGGGTCGTCGACGAAAACGAACGGCGACCGCTCCACGCGCAGGATTCTCACGCGTACACGTCGGCTAATCAGCGGCTTCAGATCAAACACCTCGGGGATCTCTTCTTCGGCTTCAGTTGAAGTCGCTTTCATTTCCTGAATGCGCTGAAGCATTTCCTCGATTTTTGCGAACAGGTCTTGAATCCCCTCGTCTTCAACCGCCGATGCGCGTTCGCCATACGGCCGAGGCAAGTCAGGCGCATGTTCCACCGTGTGCCGGCTAACCGCGGACCCGTGATCGGGCCTGCGCAGCGCCGGCCCCGAGCGGGCTGCAAACTGTGCAATCATAGCTGTTCTCCAAACAGGCGTCGGGTAGTGTCTGTAATACACGCCTCAAACGTCCGTTCAAGGTTGTCGTGAGCCGTTTCCACCCACTGCAATGCGCTGTCCAACATCACGGCTTCGGCATTGAGCGTCATGAAATCCAGATCGAGCAGAAATGCCAGCCCCTTGCCGTCCTGTCCGATCTGGCCCGACTGCAGCGCCAGCAGACCGTTTGACTGCTCAAATGGTATCTCGACGCGCACGATCCAAGAAGCGAACACCTGGGGCACGGTTGCCGGAATGTGCGGCACGGCCACCATGTATTCTTCAATCTGAACTTCTGACAACGGGATTTCGATTCGATTGATGTAACGCAACCCGATGCGCGCAAGCGCTTTAGGTTCGGCGACCTGGCGATATACTTGCAGCCCCCGGCCCACCATCTCCTTGAACTGCGCCCAATGGGCATACGGCTTGAGTTGGTTGACAATGAGTAGATCAGGCCCGACTTGAAGCAACCCGCGTTTGTCCTGGCGCAGAAATTGCATGCGCGCCATGCCGCCTTTGACGGTCTGGCCGACCGTATCGGCTTCGGCATGCATCTCAACTTGCAGGACGTTCTGTTGTTGTTTGTGAGGGAAGTCGGCCTTGACCTTGTCGTACACCAGTCCCGGAACCGTCCAGTCCCACGGTTGGCTGGGCACGAACCGGAACTCACAAAGCGCTTCCACAATCGGGGCATGCGCATACAATTTGCCCATGGTCCCTGTCTCCTGAATGCTGCGCCGCTATCACGGAGTAGCGCATTCGAGTATGATTACAGCAGGACTACGGTATGATTATACTCCATGAGTGAATTGCATGGCGCTCTGGCGTTGGTGACCGCGCAGACCCGTGGTAAGCTTATGTGCAGTTGTGCGCCAGTCGCCTGCGAGTGAAAGCCGGCTCCATGCCGTGCGTCCGGGAACCCGGGCCTAGCTCACAGGGGGCTGGCTTTTTCGCCTTATGGTCCTCGCGTCATTCCGGCATGCTTCAGGTCGGAATCCACCGCCCACCCGTCATTCCGGCGTGGTTCTGGCCGGAATCCACCGCCCACTTGTCATTCCGGCGTGGTTCTGGCCGGAATCCACCGCCCACTTGTCATGCCGGCATGTTGTTGGCCGGCATCCACGCCCATCGTCATGCCGGCATGTCGTTGGCTGGCATCCACGCCCATCGTCATTCCGGCATGTCGTTAGCCGGAATCCATGTCCACGCCCTGATGTGCCCGCTGCTGGATTCCGGCGCTGGTCGGCGGCTCCGCGCCGCCGACCGTTAAGCGTCCTCCGGCAATGTCCTGTGCGGCGGGGCGAACGCCCCGCCCCGCGCTTGTAGCGCGGGCACAGGATGAAGGCCGGCGGACAACGAACCATACCGGAATGACAAGCGGGCCGGGCGACCCGGCCCCTACGACTCGCCAGAATGACGGGGGGGAGGTCTGTCAAAGCGATGGACGCACAAAAGCCCCGGCAAACCATGCCGGGGCTTCGCGTATATTGGGGGTGAAAACGGCGTTACGACCGCTTCCAGCCCGACCGCTTGAACAGCACCCATACCCCGAGCGCCACCAGAATGAGTGGCCACAGCTTGCCGGCCATTTCCAGGTACGGCAGCGCCGGTTTGCCGAACAGCAAGCCGACGCCGACGAGCGCGAGGATCGCGCCGACGATGAGCGGCCACCAGACGGTCTTGTGGATGAACCACGAGGCAAGCGTGATGAGCGCCCACCCGGCGGCAAAGGTGAGCATAAAGATAGCGGACGTCCCCATCGAATTGTCTGGCATCTGCCACTCGCGCATCAGCAGCACGCCGGCGCCGATGCCGATCAGGATGCCACCCGGCACCAGCAGGCCGACCTCGCGCGAGAGCAGACCCCAGGTGAGGAACACGATGCCGAGCAGCGGCATGAACCAGAGCGCTATCGTGTCGTTCGGCATGAATTGCCACAGCAGGGCGATCAGGCCGATCACGATCAGCATGATGCCGCCGAGCGGGCCGCGACCGGGTCGCACGCCGGTCGGCGGCGGGACATTGAGCGAAGCATTCATCCGTTGCCTCCTGGTCTTGAACGCGCCGTAGGCGCAAACGCTCCGCGCTCAAGGATAGCGGGTGAGCGGCCGGCGGTCACGGGTCGAATGTCCTGTGTGGCGCGGGGAAAGCGACATGGCCTGTTGCGGTCAGGGCAACCGTACCCTGAATGGCAGCAAGCGCCGTCGAAGGGATCTCGCTGCAGGGTGCGTCGATTATGCGCCCCCATCCCGACCTTCCCCTGTTCGCGGCGTGTGCGAACGGGGGAAGGAGTCAATCCCCTCGCCTGCGACGCGGGCGATGCGGCGGGGCTTCGGGCCCCGCCGCGCCTATCGGTCAGCGGCGCGAAGCCGCTGACCAGCGCGTCGCGGGAGAGGGTTAGGGAGAGGGAGGCATTGACGTTGGCAAGGTCCTGAACCCTCCCGCCACCCGATTGACAAGCGCGCGGCGATTGGCGTATAGTCACCGTCAAGGAGAAGCGCCATGGCCGGACGCAAGCACGCGGCGGAGCCAACCGCCGGCCTCGAATACAGCCCCCGCATCAGCGACCTCGTCGCCGGCGACCGCCCGCGCGAGCGCCTCAAGACGCACGGCGCGGCGGTGCTGACCAACGCCGAGTTGCTGGCGATTGTCCTGCGCGTCGGCACGCAGGGCGAGAACGTCGTGCGGCTGTCGGAACGGCTGCTGACCGAGCACGGTGGGCTGGGCGGCCTGTACCGCGCGCCGATGGATGAACTGGTGCGCGTGCGCGGCATGGGCGAGAGCAAGGTCACGCAGATCAAGGCGGCGCTCGAGCTCGGCCGGCGGCTGATGGTCGAAGCGCCCGATGAGCGGCCGGTCGTCAAGTCGCCGGCCGATGCGGCCAACCTGGTGCTGGTCGAGATGGGCGCGCTGGAGCAGGAGCAGATGCGTACCATCCTGCTCGACACCCGCAACCGCGTGCTCCACATCCAGACGGTCTATGCCGGCAACCTCAACAGCGCGATCGTGCGCGTCGGTGAACTGTTCCGCGAGGCGATCCGGCGCAACTGCGCCGCGCTGATCGTCGCGCACAATCACCCCAGCGGCGACCCGTCGCCCTCGCCCGACGACGTGCGCGTCACCGAGCAGATCGTCGAGGCCGGCAAACTGCTCGACATCGAGGTGCTCGACCACCTGGTGATCGGGCACGGCCGCTACGTCAGCCTTAAGGACCGCGGACTCGGATTCGGCTGATCGCATTCGGCGGGCCTGCCCGTTGTGGCTATAATTGAAGGCGCGCCCGGTGCGCCTCGGAGGATGCTATGAATCGCCTGCAGTGGAGCCTGGCCGTTGCGGCTGCCTACCACGCCGTCAGCGGCCTGGCGCTATTCGCCGTCCCCGGAATCGTCTTGCGCGCCATAAACATACCCCCGGCGCTGTACGAGTTCTCACTGCACGTGCTGCTGTTCCGCCTGGCCGGCGTGTTGAGCCTGGTCGTTGCGCTCGGAGCGTACCGGCTGGCGCGCGGCGACGGGCGAAACGCTGACTTGGCCGCCTTGCTGTTGCTGGCGAAGGCAGCGGCTGCCGTGACGTTCCTCTACTACGCGGCGCGCGGCGAGTCCGTCGCCTTCATGCTGCTCGCGGCCGTCGTCAACGAACTGATCTGGCTGCCCGTGTTCGGTTGGGCGCTCCGGCAGGCCCGCCGCCGGCCCGCATAAACCGAGATGCCCGTCTGGGTCCCATCGGGAGCGTGAGCATCCATGGCCGTTGAATCGACCGATCCGGACCCGCGGCCGCCCATCCGCGTGCAGATCGCCGGGCGCTTCGGCATCACCGTGCCGAACACCTTCCGCGCGCTGCGTCATCGCAACTACCGCCTGTACTGGTTCGGGCAGCTGATATCGCTGATCGGCACCTGGATGCAGAACGTCGCCCAGCCGTGGCTGGTGTACCGCCTGACCGGCTCGCCGCTGGCGCTCGGCCTCGTCTCCTTCAGCCAGACTGTGCCGATCCTCGCGCTGGCGCTGTTCGGCGGCGTCGTCGCGGACCGGGTCAACAAGCACCGGCTGATCATCGTCACGCAGACGGTGGCCATGACGCTGGCGGGCATCCTGGCCGTGCTGACGTTCACCGGGCTGGTGCAGGTCTGGCACGTGGCACTGATCGCGTTCTGCCTCGGCTGCTCCGACGCGTTCGACATGCCGGCGCGCCAGGTCTTCGTCGCCGAGACGGTCGGCAAGGAAGACCTGATGAACGCGATCGCGCTCAACTCGACGATGTTCAACCTGGCGCGCATCGTCGGCCCGGCGGTCGCCGGCGTGCTGGTGGCCACGCTGGGCGAATCGGGCGCGTTCGCGCTCAACTCGCTCTCGTACCTCGCGGTGATCGGGATGCTGTTGGCGATGCGGATCGCGCCGTTCCAACCGAAGCTGATGAAAGCCTCCATGTGGA
The sequence above is a segment of the Chloroflexota bacterium genome. Coding sequences within it:
- a CDS encoding thioredoxin family protein, which produces MFLIADVAARWAGGKTFEQYVAAMQHNREKLETLMGAIELSAAERAPFAAMRGPLYGLAVTEDWCPDCTANIPVLMKVAAAHPSLAVRFVGREANWDLLAHAKKGERMAIPTFFFFDAQWHAIGHWVERPLKVEALLNEWAGGHMPAGKPDFSQPAWREYGMNKASFYQNELFINRGLWRETVEELRAILAGETISNVAALAATA
- a CDS encoding cysteine synthase family protein, translated to MQASIVGPAAGAPTAAPAPLGRGVVDSIGNTPLFRLPHLAVPAGVQLLVKAEWYNPGGSVKDRAAKYIIEDALRRGLLGNGRTLIDSTSGNTGIGYAMVGAALGIPVALVMPENVSSERIQRARAYGATIMFSDPLEGSDGAIRMVRQLAADRPDAYWYANQYNNAANVRAHMETTGPEIMAQTEGRVTHFVAGLGTSGTLVGVGRYLKRVKPSSRIVAVEPADELQVIEGLKHMASAIVPGIYDPSVHNEQIAVEAEDAWQMTRWLARSEGLFVGFSSGAAVHAAVQVARSLREGVIVALLPDSGDKYLSTRLFE
- a CDS encoding DEAD/DEAH box helicase family protein — translated: MPRLRKTSPDQLGLLEVRLPTAPCVPAIREAVKTWRDGGYKGASETTRLLLNHWFKTDHRINGRKFAYYYFQREAIETLIYLYEVAGIRRHKDLLETYAPANLTDLRLLQHDEFARYAVKMATGSGKTKVMALAILWQYFNAVAEGRDDYARTFLLIAPNVIVLERLKTDFTNGRIFRSDPMIPPALRTFWDFDVYVRGDAERAHAAGALYLTNIQQFHDRAGNGNDEPEAMTGVMGPPPPAQTTEIEDFDKRIVTRGGLCAVLNDEAHHTHDEDSEWNKFIRQLHDDLRGKVNDGQAPAGLAAQLDFTATPRYSKGALFTWTVYDYPLKQAILDSIVKRPVKGVARNIQEGRSSIASTRYKPFLTAGVERWKEYVAQLAPLKRKPVLFVMMNDTAEADEVADYLQKTYPTEFGGDKTLVIHTNRTGDVAKGQEDDLRDKAKFVDRPSSPINCIVSVLMLREGWDVEGVTVVVGLRPYTAKANILPEQTIGRGLRLMFRNQAEQYQERVDVIGNNAFIKFVEELEKTEEMAFETFEIGKDKLTIVTIKPDEAKLDKDISIPTLSPILARKKSLAAEIAALDVSAFTCPKLPRKQGDGTAEKFQYEGYDIITLQKLVEREYTIPEAQTSQEVISFYAKRIADEVKLPSQFAALAPKVREFLATKAFGEPVDLDDPTLIKPLSSNVAQYVVVQTFVKALRDVVVQQLEPQLTGAGRKLSETPPFPYSRPTLEAAKCVFNLCPCDNEFEKEFAAFLQKAGDVSRFSKLPQPFAFSIEYTDAVSNLRYYEPDFVAVAHDGAHYLIETKGREDVDVANKNRAAQLWCENASTLTGTPWQFVIVRQKDYEQLQPTEFADLMALAGPPPFA
- a CDS encoding TIGR04255 family protein, yielding MGKLYAHAPIVEALCEFRFVPSQPWDWTVPGLVYDKVKADFPHKQQQNVLQVEMHAEADTVGQTVKGGMARMQFLRQDKRGLLQVGPDLLIVNQLKPYAHWAQFKEMVGRGLQVYRQVAEPKALARIGLRYINRIEIPLSEVQIEEYMVAVPHIPATVPQVFASWIVRVEIPFEQSNGLLALQSGQIGQDGKGLAFLLDLDFMTLNAEAVMLDSALQWVETAHDNLERTFEACITDTTRRLFGEQL
- the radC gene encoding DNA repair protein RadC, whose amino-acid sequence is MAGRKHAAEPTAGLEYSPRISDLVAGDRPRERLKTHGAAVLTNAELLAIVLRVGTQGENVVRLSERLLTEHGGLGGLYRAPMDELVRVRGMGESKVTQIKAALELGRRLMVEAPDERPVVKSPADAANLVLVEMGALEQEQMRTILLDTRNRVLHIQTVYAGNLNSAIVRVGELFREAIRRNCAALIVAHNHPSGDPSPSPDDVRVTEQIVEAGKLLDIEVLDHLVIGHGRYVSLKDRGLGFG
- a CDS encoding MFS transporter encodes the protein MAVESTDPDPRPPIRVQIAGRFGITVPNTFRALRHRNYRLYWFGQLISLIGTWMQNVAQPWLVYRLTGSPLALGLVSFSQTVPILALALFGGVVADRVNKHRLIIVTQTVAMTLAGILAVLTFTGLVQVWHVALIAFCLGCSDAFDMPARQVFVAETVGKEDLMNAIALNSTMFNLARIVGPAVAGVLVATLGESGAFALNSLSYLAVIGMLLAMRIAPFQPKLMKASMWSNLKEGLSYIRQDRQVLVLLSLVTVPAIFGMSYSTLMPVFAAEVLHMDASGQGLMLSAAALGSLISALTLASLHNFKHKGWLVTGGGFVFASGHILFSFSRNLLTSMLVLPFVGGALLMQSSSIQTLLQTNVPDQLRGRVMSVYMMTFRGMQPLAGLFAGTLATVFAGAYGASNGAPYAVLVGGSVCLLYFLLVLARAPFVRALE